In a single window of the Leptospira johnsonii genome:
- the dapA gene encoding 4-hydroxy-tetrahydrodipicolinate synthase: protein MFQGVFTAIITPFRNGKIDYDSYFSLLDKQIQARVSGVVPCGTTGESPTLSHEEHAELIRETVKHVKKRILVVAGTGSNSTREAVELTEAACKDGVDGILQVNPYYNKPTQEGLYLHFKEIADHSSVPVMLYNIPGRTSVNLLPETVLRLSEHPKIRSMKEATGDLGQMSKLISLVGDKMTVLSGDDNLTLPLLSLGGKGVVSVISNLFPESLVKLVESFQKGDVASAQKIHYDFLELFALAFIETNPIPIKAVMSWNGFCSAEIRLPLTSLSAGPGADRLKKTVSDLLAKGYK from the coding sequence ATGTTTCAAGGCGTATTTACTGCCATTATTACCCCATTCCGGAACGGGAAAATAGATTATGACTCCTATTTTTCTCTTTTGGATAAACAGATCCAAGCGAGGGTAAGCGGAGTGGTGCCCTGCGGTACCACTGGCGAATCTCCCACTCTTTCCCACGAAGAACACGCGGAACTGATCCGCGAAACCGTGAAACATGTCAAAAAGCGGATTTTGGTGGTGGCGGGAACCGGTTCCAACTCTACAAGAGAGGCCGTGGAACTGACCGAAGCTGCTTGCAAGGACGGAGTGGACGGCATACTACAAGTCAATCCGTATTATAATAAACCTACCCAAGAGGGTTTGTATCTTCACTTCAAAGAGATCGCGGATCATTCTTCCGTTCCTGTGATGTTGTACAATATTCCGGGTAGAACTTCTGTAAATTTATTACCGGAAACCGTTCTTCGTCTTTCGGAACATCCTAAGATCAGATCCATGAAAGAAGCTACAGGAGACTTAGGGCAAATGTCCAAATTAATCTCTCTGGTAGGAGACAAGATGACTGTTCTTTCCGGGGACGATAACCTGACACTTCCTCTTCTTTCTTTAGGTGGAAAGGGCGTGGTGTCCGTGATCTCGAATTTATTCCCTGAAAGTTTAGTGAAGCTCGTGGAATCTTTCCAAAAAGGGGACGTGGCTAGTGCTCAAAAGATCCATTATGATTTCTTGGAACTATTCGCTTTGGCATTTATAGAAACCAATCCTATTCCGATCAAAGCAGTCATGAGTTGGAACGGATTTTGCTCGGCTGAGATACGTCTTCCTCTGACTTCTTTGAGTGCAGGTCCAGGAGCGGATCGTTTGAAAAAAACGGTTTCCGATCTCTTAGCAAAAGGTTATAAATAA
- the cdaA gene encoding diadenylate cyclase CdaA, which produces MDFLKNISLFQSDKFGIVMILDILIVSFLIYQFYSTIRRTRGVQLLLGIGLIWVLGIFAQTLNFELLDWIIDNIRPALVFAIIVLLQPELRKITGDMARLRLFRPFLLKTATDLDEIVEASKIMAKNKTGSLIAIVREHSLKDIAEQAVQLDAILSTSLLLTIFKKNTALHDGAVIIEQNRIACAGAFLPMATNLDDARMGARHRAALGIAEESDAVIVVTSEETGEISVCHDGEMIHPVKPIELKNLLNTILHEKKAGPGNPDKKFELEETGESND; this is translated from the coding sequence ATGGATTTTTTAAAAAACATCAGTTTATTCCAAAGTGATAAGTTCGGGATCGTGATGATCCTGGATATTCTGATCGTTAGTTTTTTAATTTATCAATTTTATTCCACCATCCGTAGAACAAGAGGGGTCCAGCTTCTTTTGGGGATCGGTTTGATCTGGGTGCTCGGGATCTTTGCCCAGACCCTGAACTTCGAACTTTTGGATTGGATCATTGATAATATCCGTCCTGCACTTGTGTTTGCGATCATAGTACTTCTACAGCCGGAACTTCGTAAGATCACCGGTGATATGGCAAGGCTAAGATTATTCCGACCTTTCCTTTTAAAAACCGCCACAGACCTGGATGAAATTGTAGAAGCCTCCAAGATCATGGCTAAAAACAAAACTGGTTCCCTAATTGCAATTGTGCGGGAGCATAGTCTAAAGGATATCGCGGAGCAGGCGGTCCAGTTGGATGCAATTCTTTCTACGAGCCTTCTTCTTACCATATTCAAAAAGAATACTGCGCTCCATGACGGTGCAGTCATTATAGAACAGAACCGTATCGCATGTGCGGGTGCATTCTTGCCGATGGCCACAAATTTGGACGATGCACGTATGGGCGCAAGGCATAGGGCAGCACTCGGGATCGCAGAAGAATCAGATGCAGTCATTGTAGTAACTTCCGAAGAGACCGGAGAAATTTCAGTCTGTCATGACGGGGAAATGATCCATCCGGTCAAACCGATCGAATTAAAAAATCTTTTGAATACAATCCTTCACGAAAAGAAAGCCGGACCGGGAAATCCGGATAAGAAGTTTGAATTGGAAGAAACAGGGGAGTCGAATGATTAA
- a CDS encoding MFS transporter, whose product MILFYYLSSILGLLAGNMFNYTAIILSQSISDSDTFSGWVFFFVCFPLLFLSFTAGRLLDKYSRKWLLAAAQISMACGSGFAALALHLGWISPGKPYLLLVSSVLSGIGLSFVMPGRFAILGDLLEHSKIGKHSVWLNTLVLFGYGLAPLVAGYFKEYFSFKYVFIGIGSAYVLSVFFLVLIPVQMRERSQTSSGPGISELVAYLKNSPLVSQFLLLMGAVVLLVGPVQVLLPKYAKEIMGLSESMRGALLSALGIGLVIGGGVTFLLHGLKKKGHILFGSALFSCFLFSLIPFLAESLVLTVICFFVFGFMTGVIITLIPAGIQQNTENHIRGRILSLYSLVFLLVPAFSGILSGFFSDRIGIPSTFVWSGFLEMGVLIYLSWRMDQIRSHY is encoded by the coding sequence GTGATTCTTTTCTATTATCTTTCTTCTATCCTGGGTCTACTCGCGGGAAATATGTTCAATTATACCGCCATTATTCTTTCCCAAAGTATTTCCGATTCGGATACATTTTCCGGATGGGTTTTCTTCTTCGTATGTTTTCCTCTGCTGTTTTTAAGTTTCACCGCAGGAAGATTATTGGATAAATATTCCAGAAAATGGCTTCTTGCAGCGGCACAGATTTCCATGGCATGCGGTTCCGGATTCGCTGCATTGGCATTACATTTGGGTTGGATCTCTCCCGGAAAACCGTATCTTCTTCTTGTGTCTTCCGTTCTTTCCGGGATCGGACTTTCCTTTGTAATGCCTGGAAGATTTGCGATCTTGGGAGATCTATTAGAACATTCTAAAATAGGAAAACATAGTGTTTGGTTGAACACTCTTGTACTTTTTGGATATGGTCTTGCTCCTTTGGTGGCAGGGTATTTTAAGGAATACTTCTCCTTTAAATACGTTTTTATTGGTATAGGTTCCGCTTACGTTCTAAGCGTTTTCTTTTTAGTCTTGATCCCGGTCCAGATGAGAGAAAGAAGTCAAACTTCTTCCGGACCTGGGATCTCCGAGTTGGTTGCTTACTTAAAAAATTCGCCGTTAGTCTCTCAGTTCCTGTTGCTCATGGGCGCAGTGGTTCTGTTAGTCGGTCCGGTCCAGGTCCTTCTTCCTAAATATGCTAAGGAAATCATGGGATTAAGCGAGTCGATGAGAGGAGCGTTACTTTCTGCTCTTGGGATTGGGCTTGTGATAGGAGGAGGAGTAACATTTCTTCTTCATGGCTTAAAGAAGAAGGGGCATATTCTATTCGGATCTGCACTCTTCAGTTGTTTTCTATTTTCACTGATCCCTTTTCTTGCGGAAAGTTTGGTGCTGACTGTGATTTGCTTTTTCGTGTTCGGGTTTATGACCGGTGTGATCATCACTCTTATCCCGGCTGGTATCCAACAAAATACGGAAAATCATATCCGGGGAAGGATACTTTCTCTCTATAGTCTGGTTTTTCTTTTAGTGCCTGCATTCTCAGGGATATTATCCGGATTTTTCTCGGACCGGATCGGAATTCCTTCCACATTCGTTTGGTCCGGCTTTTTAGAAATGGGGGTATTAATTTACCTCAGTTGGAGAATGGATCAGATCCGCAGTCACTATTAA
- the acpS gene encoding holo-ACP synthase, which yields MKITVGNDIVENSRIRDLLDRHGERFLKRVFSETEIAYCSGRKDPVPHLSGRFCVKEAFIKAIEPGHKVILDMREIELFGKEFGKKELVLHGKSKELFLEKGYSGVSVSISHAENYSTAVVVLYKE from the coding sequence ATGAAGATCACCGTAGGGAATGATATAGTAGAAAATTCCAGGATCAGAGACTTACTCGATAGGCACGGAGAAAGATTTCTGAAACGAGTATTTTCCGAAACGGAGATCGCATACTGTTCGGGGAGAAAAGATCCTGTTCCTCATCTCAGCGGAAGATTTTGTGTAAAAGAAGCATTCATCAAGGCCATAGAGCCCGGGCATAAAGTGATCCTAGATATGAGAGAAATCGAACTTTTCGGGAAAGAATTCGGAAAAAAAGAATTGGTACTTCACGGAAAATCGAAAGAATTGTTCCTCGAGAAAGGCTATAGCGGTGTTTCCGTATCCATCAGCCATGCGGAAAATTATTCCACTGCAGTTGTCGTTCTCTATAAGGAGTGA
- a CDS encoding tetratricopeptide repeat protein, whose amino-acid sequence MVTESLKQTLKLYDEGLALYKNRKFKEAWELFKKAVEITPNDGPSKKYIGRCEAFIANPPPEDWDGVFEMKTK is encoded by the coding sequence ATGGTCACCGAGTCTCTTAAACAAACTCTGAAATTGTACGACGAAGGTCTCGCACTGTACAAGAATAGAAAGTTCAAGGAAGCTTGGGAGCTTTTCAAAAAAGCAGTAGAGATCACTCCGAACGACGGGCCTTCTAAAAAATATATAGGACGCTGCGAAGCATTTATCGCGAATCCTCCTCCAGAAGACTGGGATGGGGTTTTCGAGATGAAAACGAAATAA
- the dapB gene encoding 4-hydroxy-tetrahydrodipicolinate reductase has product MARKNRVAVIGASGRMGKAIIQVLSQSKISELSAAVVGKGSVYLGLDSGLHSGLKQNEILFSDDLSKSISESDTVIDFSIREVLSDVLSTCKEFKKPVVVGTTGLTETHKELLKETSKTIPIVYSPNMSIGVNLLFKLTEIAAKVMGDLADIEIQDIHHRHKKDAPSGTAEKLKAILLETLSRTESNIVHGRNGILPERDPKEIGIHTFRAGEVIGDHTVYFFTPEERVEISHKAQDRKTFAVGSVKAAEFLIGREKGLYDMFSVLGL; this is encoded by the coding sequence TTGGCCCGCAAGAATCGTGTCGCAGTCATTGGTGCCTCGGGAAGAATGGGGAAGGCTATTATCCAAGTTCTTTCCCAATCTAAAATTTCGGAACTTTCTGCTGCGGTAGTAGGTAAAGGTTCCGTTTATTTGGGTTTGGATTCCGGTTTACATTCCGGACTCAAACAAAATGAAATTTTGTTTTCTGACGATCTTTCCAAATCCATTTCCGAATCGGATACAGTGATCGATTTTTCTATCAGAGAAGTTTTGTCGGACGTTCTATCCACCTGCAAAGAATTCAAAAAACCAGTTGTGGTCGGCACGACTGGTCTTACGGAAACTCATAAGGAATTATTAAAAGAAACTTCAAAAACGATCCCGATTGTGTATTCTCCTAATATGTCCATCGGGGTGAATCTTCTTTTTAAACTGACCGAGATCGCCGCGAAAGTGATGGGAGATCTTGCGGATATTGAGATCCAAGACATTCATCATCGTCATAAAAAGGATGCTCCTTCCGGAACAGCGGAAAAACTAAAAGCGATCCTTTTAGAAACTCTTTCCAGGACAGAGTCAAATATTGTACATGGCCGCAATGGAATTCTTCCGGAAAGAGATCCTAAAGAAATAGGGATCCATACTTTCAGAGCGGGAGAAGTGATCGGAGATCATACTGTTTATTTTTTTACTCCGGAAGAAAGGGTGGAAATTTCCCATAAGGCCCAGGATAGAAAAACATTTGCAGTTGGTTCCGTAAAAGCCGCCGAATTTTTGATCGGAAGAGAAAAAGGCCTCTACGATATGTTTTCCGTATTAGGGTTATAA
- a CDS encoding bactofilin family protein — MSKKAATASKPSRTVTEFGTISTVLGRETHFSGILNFKKPLEISGEFQGEIESEGFLLVSEGAKVRANIKAGTVIVGGEITGNVIATQRLEMLPSGKVNGNIKTAKLQIADGVIFEGNCEMILPNKD, encoded by the coding sequence ATGTCAAAAAAAGCCGCAACCGCATCCAAACCCAGCCGCACTGTAACCGAATTCGGGACTATTTCCACTGTTTTAGGAAGAGAAACCCATTTTTCAGGGATCCTGAACTTCAAAAAACCCTTGGAGATCTCAGGTGAGTTCCAAGGAGAAATAGAATCCGAAGGATTTCTATTAGTTAGCGAAGGAGCCAAGGTCAGGGCCAATATCAAGGCCGGAACAGTAATCGTCGGGGGAGAGATCACAGGCAATGTAATCGCTACCCAAAGGTTAGAAATGCTTCCGAGCGGAAAGGTAAACGGAAACATCAAGACCGCCAAGCTGCAGATCGCGGACGGAGTGATCTTCGAAGGCAACTGCGAGATGATCCTACCTAATAAGGATTGA